A genomic window from Candidatus Pelagisphaera phototrophica includes:
- a CDS encoding PIG-L deacetylase family protein, translating to MSEEKTILAIFAHPDDIEFCAAGTLLLLSQHGWAAHYLNLSSGDLRAPIQ from the coding sequence ATGTCCGAGGAAAAGACGATCCTAGCGATTTTCGCCCATCCGGACGACATTGAGTTCTGCGCGGCAGGAACGCTGCTTTTACTTTCCCAGCATGGTTGGGCTGCGCATTACTTGAATCTTTCATCCGGCGATCTCCGAGCACCCATCCAATAG